Proteins encoded by one window of Hevea brasiliensis isolate MT/VB/25A 57/8 unplaced genomic scaffold, ASM3005281v1 Scaf77, whole genome shotgun sequence:
- the LOC131177736 gene encoding NADH-ubiquinone oxidoreductase chain 6 has translation MILSVLSSPALVSGLMVARAKNPVHSVLFPILVFRDTSGLLLLLGLDFSAMIFPVVYIGAIAVLFLFVVMMFHIQIAEIHEEVLRYLPVSGIIGLILWWEMFFILDNETIPLLPTQRNTTSLRYTVYAGKVRSWTNLETLGNLLYTYYFVWFLVPSLILLVAMIGAIVLTMHRTTKVKRQDIFRRNAIDFRRTIMRRTTDPLTIY, from the coding sequence ATGATACTTTCTGTTTTGTCGAGCCCTGCTTTGGTCTCTGGTTTGATGGTTGCACGTGCTAAAAATCCGGTACATTCCGTTTTGTTTCCCATCCTAGTCTTTCGCGATACTTCAGGTTTACTTCTTTTGTTAGGTCTCGACTTCTCCGCTATGATCTTCCCAGTAGTTTATATAGGAGCTATAGCCGTTTTATTCCTATTCGTTGTTATGATGTTCCATATTCAAATAGCGGAGATTCACGAAGAAGTCTTGCGCTATTTACCAGTGAGTGGTATTATTGGACTGATCCTTTGGTGGGAAATGTTCTTCATTTTAGATAATGAAACCATTCCATTACTACCAACCCAAAGAAATACGACCTCTCTGAGATATACAGTTTATGCCGGAAAGGTACGAAGTTGGACTAATTTGGAAACATTGGGCAATTTACTTTATACCTACTATTTCGTCTGGTTTTTGGTTCCTAGTCTTATTTTATTAGTAGCCATGATTGGGGCTATAGTACTTACTATGCATAGGACTACTAAGGTGAAAAGACAGGATATATTTCGACGAAATGCTATTGATTTTAGGAGGACTATAATGAGGAGGACGACAGACCCACTCACGATCTACTAA
- the LOC131169111 gene encoding uncharacterized protein LOC131169111, with translation MKEAIRMVLESIYDSEFPDTSHFRSGRGCHSVLRRIKEEWGTSRWFLEFDIRNYFHTIDRHRLISIFKEEIDDPKFFYSIQKVFSAGRLVGGEKAPYSVPHSVLLSALPGNIYLHKLDQEIGRIRQKYEIPIVQRIRSVLLRTGRIDDQENSGEEASFNAPQGNRAIIVGRVKSIQRKAAFHSLVSSWHTPPTSTPRPRGDQKTPFVFPPSSALAAFLNKPSSLLCAAFLMESAGLTPKAEFYGRERCNNNWAMRDLIKYCKRKGLLIELGGEAILVIRSERRLARKLAPLKSHYLIKISYARYADDLLLGIVGAVELLIEIQKRIAQFLQSGLNLLVGSAGSTTIAARSTVEFLGTVIREVPPRTTPIQFFRELEKRLRVKHRIHITACHLRSAIHSKFRNLGNSIPIKQLTKEMSETGSLLDGVQLAETLGTTGVRSPQASVLWGTVKHIRQGSRGISLLHSSGRSKAPSDVQQAVSRSGMSVRKLSLYTPAGRKAAGEGGGHWAGSISSEFPIQIEAPIKKILRRLRDRGIISRRRPWPIHVACLTSVSDGDIVNWSAGIAISPLSYYRCRDNLYQVRTIVDHQIRWSAIFTLAHKHKSSARNIIPKYSKDSNIVNKEGGKTLAEFPNSIELGKLGPGQDPNNKEHSTTSLV, from the coding sequence ATGAAAGAGGCGATCAGAATGGTACTCGAATCCATTTACGATTCCGAGTTTCCAGACACATCGCACTTCCGCTCGGGTCGAGGCTGCCACTCGGTCCTAAGACGGATCAAAGAAGAGTGGGGAACCTCTCGCTGGTTTTTAGAATTCGACATCAGGAACTATTTTCACACCATCGACCGGCATCGACTCATCTCAATCTTTAAGGAAGAGATCGACGATCCCAAGTTCTTTTACTCCATTCAGAAAGTCTTTTCCGCCGGACGACTCGTAGGAGGTGAGAAGGCCCCTTACTCCGTCCCACACAGTGTACTACTATCGGCCCTACCAGGCAACATCTACCTACACAAGCTCGATCAGGAGATAGGGAGGATCCGACAGAAGTACGAAATTCCGATTGTTCAGAGAATCAGATCGGTTCTATTAAGGACAGGTCGTATTGATGACCAAGAAAATTCTGGAGAAGAAGCAAGCTTCAACGCTCCCCAAGGCAACAGAGCCATTATTGTGGGGAGGGTAAAGAGCATCCAACGCAAAGCGGCCTTTCATTCCCTTGTTTCGTCGTGGCACACCCCCCCCACAAGCACCCCCAGGCCCAGGGGGGACCAGAAAACGCCTTTCGTTTTCCCCCCTTCGTCGGCACTTGCCGCCTTTCTTAACAAGCCCTCGAGCCTCCTTTGCGCCGCCTTCCTCATGGAATCCGCCGGTTTGACCCCGAAGGCCGAATTCTATGGTAGAGAACGCTGTAATAATAATTGGGCCATGAGAGACCTTATTAAGTATTGCAAAAGAAAGGGCCTGCTGATAGAGCTGGGCGGGGAGGCGATACTAGTTATCAGGTCAGAGAGACGCCTGGCCCGTAAGCTGGCTCCCTTAAAAAGCCATTACTTAATAAAGATTTCTTACGCGCGATATGCCGACGACTTACTACTGGGAATCGTAGGTGCCGTAGAGCTTCTCATAGAAATACAAAAACGTATCGCCCAATTCCTACAATCCGGCCTGAACCTTTTGGTAGGCTCGGCAGGATCAACAACAATAGCTGCACGGAGTACGGTAGAATTCCTCGGTACGGTCATTCGGGAAGTTCCTCCGAGGACGACCCCCATACAATTCTTTCGAGAGCTGGAGAAGCGTCTACGGGTAAAGCACCGTATCCATATAACTGCTTGCCACCTACGCTCCGCCATCCATTCCAAGTTTAGGAACCTAGGTAATAGTATCCCGATCAAACAGCTGACGAAGGAGATGAGCGAAACAGGGAGTCTACTGGACGGGGTTCAACTAGCGGAGACTCTTGGAACAACTGGAGTAAGAAGTCCCCAAGCGAGCGTATTATGGGGGACCGTAAAGCACATCCGGCAAGGATCAAGGGGGATCTCGTTGTTGCATAGCTCAGGTCGGAGCAAGGCGCCATCGGACGTTCAACAGGCAGTCTCACGATCGGGCATGAGTGTCCGGAAGTTGTCATTGTATACTCCCGCGGGTCGGAAGGCGGCGGGGGAAGGAGGAGGACACTGGGCGGGATCTATCAGCAGCGAATTCCCCATACAGATAGAGGCGCCTATCAAAAAGATACTCCGAAGGCTTCGGGATCGAGGTATCATTAGCCGAAGAAGACCCTGGCCAATCCACGTGGCCTGCTTGACGAGCGTCAGCGACGGAGACATCGTAAATTGGTCCGCGGGCATCGCGATAAGTCCTCTGTCCTACTACAGGTGCCGCGACAACCTTTACCAAGTCCGAACGATTGTCGACCACCAGATCCGCTGGTCTGCAATATTCACCCTAGCCCACAAGCACAAATCCTCGGCGCGGAATATAATCCCAAAGTACTCCAAAGACTCAAATATAGTAAATAAAGAAGGTGGTAAGACCCTTGCAGAGTTCCCCAACAGCATAGAGCTTGGGAAGCTCGGACCCGGGCAAGATCCGAACAACAAGGAGCACTCAACTACTAGTCTAGTCTAG
- the LOC110668632 gene encoding LOW QUALITY PROTEIN: uncharacterized protein LOC110668632 (The sequence of the model RefSeq protein was modified relative to this genomic sequence to represent the inferred CDS: inserted 5 bases in 3 codons; substituted 1 base at 1 genomic stop codon) codes for MSSGTVHFPAILVTVTCNPRKCVRTPLSGRERKDFSEQPPXESTFPYEHSIGRLRVRRGSLLCLHTRLPFSESSAXPPTTSLQPEGFIAQKXPGRRLPKREAQRMSDAKPRTSLRSYWHTLPKKKEQTPLKTRVRYNKAISVHRPSHGTVRGRYRSYSSQPASXVSLPLQRMEVWMNRHQIEEFGFSFQHSMVDQDENESGNPGHTHPGASALLWGGIFIDREVSRG; via the exons ATGTCGTCGGGTACTGTTCACTTCCCCGCCATTCTTGTAACCGTCACCTGTAATCCGCGCAAGTGTGTCCGCACCCCCCTGAGTGGACGAGAAAGAAAGGATTTCTCAGAGCAACCCCC GGAGTCAACTTTCCCGTATGAGCATTCG ATAGGTCGTCTGAGGGTTCGCCGCGGTTCATTGCTGTGCTTACACACTAGGCTACCCTTCTCCGAAAGCTCCGCGTGACCACCTACCACTAGTCTTCAGCCGGAAGGGTTTATTGCACAAA CGCCGGGACGCAGGCTCCCGAAGAGGGAAGCCCAACGAATGTCAGATGCAAAGCCCCGCACCTCATTAAGATCATATTGGCATACTCTCCCAAAAAAAAAAGAGCAGACCCCATTGAAGACGAGAGTGAGGTACAACAAGGCCATTTCTGTCCACCGCCCTTCTCACGGAACCGTACGTGGACGTTACCGCTCATACAGCTCCCAGCCAGCAAG AGTTAGCCTTCCTCTACAAAGAATGGAAGTGTGGATGAATCGACATCAAATAGAGGAATTTGGGTTTTCTTTTCAGC ATTCCATGGTGGATCAGGACGAGAATGAATCCGGGAATCCAGGACATACTCATCCTGGAGCTTCTGCTCTCCTCTGGGGAGGGATTTTTATAGATAGAGAGGTGAGTCGAGGGTAG
- the LOC131177734 gene encoding NADH-ubiquinone oxidoreductase chain 2-like has product MWAPDIYEGSPTPVTAFLSIAPKISIFANISRVSIYGSYGATLQQIFFFCSIASMILGALAAMAQTKVKRPLAHSSIGHVGYIRTGFSCGTIEGIQSLLIGIFIYALMTIDAFAIVLALRQTRVKYIADLGALAKTNPISAITFSITMFSYAGIPPLAGFCSKFYLFFAALGCGAYFLAPVGVVTSVIGRWAAGRLPRVSQFGGPKAVLRAPDT; this is encoded by the coding sequence ATGTGGGCACCTGATATCTATGAGGGTTCACCCACCCCCGTTACAGCATTCCTTTCTATTGCGCCTAAAATCTCTATTTTTGCTAATATTTCACGTGTTTCTATTTATGGTTCCTATGGAGCTACATTGCAACAAATCTTCTTTTTCTGCAGCATTGCTTCTATGATCTTAGGAGCACTGGCCGCCATGGCCCAAACGAAAGTAAAAAGACCTCTAGCTCATAGTTCAATTGGACATGTAGGTTATATTCGTACTGGGTTCTCATGTGGAACCATAGAAGGAATTCAATCACTACTAATTGGTATCTTTATTTATGCATTAATGACGATAGATGCATTCGCCATAGTTTTAGCATTACGGCAAACCCGTGTCAAATATATAGCGGATTTGGGCGCTCTAGCCAAAACGAATCCTATTTCGGCTATTACCTTCTCCATTACTATGTTCTCATACGCAGGAATACCCCCGTTAGCCGGCTTTTGTAGCAAATTCTATTTGTTCTTCGCCGCTTTGGGTTGTGGGGCTTACTTCCTAGCCCCAGTGGGAGTAGTGACTAGCGTTATAGGTCGTTGGGCGGCCGGAAGGTTGCCACGAGTAAGTCAGTTTGGGGGACCGAAGGCAGTTCTCCGTGCACCGGACACGTAG